From one Candidatus Nitrosocosmicus arcticus genomic stretch:
- a CDS encoding DNA topoisomerase VI subunit B, with translation MPNKSASTVLDHAEEKVKLKVEVEELKRDNSKSTTNLEKYKIIYNKKAESEFFVDNSALAGFTGERILYMAIRELIENSLDSCESFSILPSIKISLKIFDQSNDLWTLTCEDNGTGINSDKLPIAVCSFLTSAKYMEKQQRGLFGVGLKMVAAFSTKDTDFPIKVWNKSIDEQDEYYFELRTDIGTNKPIVLSKKLLLKQHYRIQYTSGFRIEVILRAKLVPVTKNKIYEYVSETSIVNPYSSITFETDDGVFQFNRRTSIMPNPAQEILPHPSDMDLKTLKKAISKFQTQKMSLPKILSSSFQKLSYEKAKDIVTNTGLSLKTPTGDFSEHDLIKIVNICKKTKFQNPNTDHLSPIGREVLTIGMMSEYTIVSNKGNDSTGVTATATAEEPILHDTNLNPPGTDDTVTASTFESTQNEKPTPTPFKNNLSKSNFSVKVLKPVLTTYTSRTCVINNRPTVVETGLAYGGDIPSFKLYRFANKIPLLYDEGSDVAREVISEVEINKMGITKKQAKEQFSVNKESKKDRVIEVLPLHIFFHICSTKIPYKTAGKESIASEGELKYYMKSCLSELYRKLSTQIRKELKLKEAENKIRLYKHYLPFIVDSINESLGSKNSKLNESFSRLIENHLSKKPQIDIDIGDASSADSTLPVQASHKMDLADIDMEPDIQDTKDTEDTKDTQQTQKAKETKVAAFSKPNLNKLERKKKDNKRVDLSLSGKLSKVDPTRNVTKNKKPKGTDKKLIIKEKGTTNKKNKNPPVKTSVNRTKINKSFNKSSNQSKTKEVQPTIDSYSKRVNKGKKK, from the coding sequence ATGCCGAATAAATCTGCCTCCACCGTCTTAGACCATGCCGAAGAAAAAGTAAAATTAAAAGTAGAAGTTGAAGAATTAAAGAGGGATAACTCTAAATCAACAACAAATCTAGAAAAGTACAAAATTATTTATAATAAGAAGGCAGAATCCGAATTTTTTGTGGATAATTCCGCATTAGCTGGTTTTACCGGTGAACGTATTTTATACATGGCCATAAGAGAGCTGATAGAAAACTCTTTGGACTCTTGCGAAAGTTTTTCGATTCTACCGTCTATTAAAATTTCATTAAAAATTTTTGATCAATCTAATGATTTGTGGACGTTGACGTGCGAAGATAATGGAACGGGTATAAATTCAGATAAATTGCCCATAGCCGTTTGCTCTTTCCTAACTTCTGCAAAATACATGGAGAAACAACAAAGGGGACTCTTTGGAGTTGGTTTGAAAATGGTTGCGGCTTTTTCTACAAAGGATACTGATTTTCCAATAAAAGTTTGGAATAAATCAATTGATGAGCAAGATGAATATTATTTTGAGTTACGAACTGATATTGGAACCAATAAACCTATTGTATTGTCAAAAAAATTACTGCTTAAACAACATTATCGTATTCAGTACACATCTGGTTTTCGAATAGAAGTCATTTTGAGGGCAAAGTTAGTACCCGTTACTAAGAACAAAATTTATGAATATGTTTCTGAAACGAGTATTGTAAATCCCTATTCATCCATAACCTTTGAAACAGATGATGGTGTATTTCAATTTAATAGAAGGACATCAATAATGCCTAATCCGGCACAAGAAATCTTGCCCCATCCCTCTGATATGGATCTAAAAACCCTAAAAAAAGCCATTTCTAAATTCCAAACTCAAAAAATGTCTTTACCAAAAATTTTAAGCTCATCATTTCAAAAGCTTTCTTATGAAAAAGCGAAGGATATTGTTACTAATACTGGATTATCATTAAAGACCCCTACTGGTGATTTCAGTGAACATGATCTTATTAAAATTGTAAACATTTGCAAAAAAACTAAATTCCAGAACCCCAATACAGACCATTTAAGTCCTATTGGTCGAGAAGTTCTTACAATCGGAATGATGTCAGAATATACTATTGTATCAAATAAAGGGAATGATAGTACAGGAGTAACGGCCACAGCCACAGCTGAAGAGCCTATCCTTCATGATACCAATCTTAATCCTCCGGGAACCGATGATACTGTTACTGCATCAACTTTTGAATCAACACAAAATGAGAAACCAACACCAACACCATTCAAAAATAATTTATCAAAATCAAATTTTTCAGTTAAAGTCCTTAAGCCCGTCCTTACTACTTATACATCAAGAACATGTGTCATAAATAACAGACCCACAGTAGTTGAAACTGGTTTGGCCTATGGTGGGGATATTCCTTCATTCAAGTTATATCGTTTTGCTAATAAAATTCCTCTATTATACGATGAAGGGTCCGACGTTGCTAGAGAGGTTATATCAGAAGTAGAGATTAATAAGATGGGGATCACCAAAAAACAGGCAAAGGAACAATTTTCCGTCAACAAAGAATCAAAAAAAGATAGAGTCATTGAGGTTTTGCCATTGCATATTTTTTTCCATATTTGTTCAACCAAAATCCCTTACAAAACCGCCGGAAAAGAAAGCATCGCTTCAGAAGGCGAACTGAAATACTATATGAAATCATGTCTATCTGAACTATATAGGAAATTAAGTACACAAATACGCAAGGAACTCAAATTAAAGGAGGCAGAAAATAAGATCAGACTATATAAACACTATCTGCCATTCATAGTAGATTCAATAAATGAATCGCTTGGGAGTAAAAATTCAAAATTAAACGAATCGTTTTCTAGATTAATTGAGAATCATTTATCCAAAAAACCCCAAATAGACATAGACATAGGTGACGCTTCTTCTGCTGATTCTACTTTACCCGTCCAAGCATCTCATAAAATGGATCTTGCAGATATAGATATGGAGCCAGACATACAAGATACCAAAGATACCGAAGATACCAAAGATACTCAACAGACCCAAAAGGCCAAAGAGACCAAAGTCGCAGCCTTTTCTAAACCAAACTTGAACAAGTTAGAACGCAAGAAAAAGGACAATAAAAGGGTCGATCTGAGCTTATCTGGTAAACTAAGTAAGGTTGACCCTACAAGAAATGTTACTAAAAATAAAAAACCCAAAGGTACAGACAAGAAATTAATCATCAAAGAAAAAGGCACTACAAATAAGAAAAACAAGAACCCACCTGTGAAAACAAGTGTTAACCGGACAAAAATTAATAAATCTTTTAACAAATCTTCTAATCAATCTAAAACTAAAGAAGTTCAACCAACGATTGATTCCTATAGTAAAAGGGTAAATAAGGGTAAAAAGAAATAA
- a CDS encoding zinc-domain-containing protein, which produces MDARCVSCNNKANFDIEKNKIKCEKCGMEIDYDDYIEQMKEKAVTLADNFQSSWDKGGF; this is translated from the coding sequence ATGGACGCCAGATGTGTAAGTTGCAATAACAAGGCTAATTTTGATATCGAAAAGAATAAGATAAAATGTGAAAAATGTGGAATGGAAATAGATTACGATGATTATATCGAACAGATGAAAGAAAAGGCGGTTACGTTAGCAGATAATTTTCAATCAAGTTGGGATAAAGGGGGATTCTGA
- a CDS encoding MBL fold metallo-hydrolase — MMNIEGIEIRWNGHDGFKIQVNGNKIYVDPYKLIPSYAHKSDADILLISHNHFDHLSIEDINNVINENTKIICSHECVEVLKNNYADNEIIPLRHKEAKAVGNMEIRGIEAYNTNKKFHPKKDEKIGFIINVNDLKIYHTGDTDIIPEMENVNPDILFVPVSGTYVMTAKEAAKATNELIKPKKIAVPMHYGSIVGTVKDAEDFCKDVSICKTAIMEIE; from the coding sequence ATGATGAACATAGAAGGGATCGAAATAAGGTGGAATGGCCATGATGGATTTAAAATTCAAGTAAATGGTAATAAAATTTATGTTGATCCGTATAAATTAATTCCATCATATGCTCACAAGAGTGATGCAGATATACTTTTGATTTCTCATAATCATTTTGATCATCTAAGTATAGAGGATATTAATAATGTGATAAACGAAAATACAAAAATAATTTGCTCTCATGAATGCGTGGAAGTATTAAAAAATAATTATGCAGATAATGAAATAATTCCCTTAAGACACAAAGAAGCTAAGGCGGTTGGAAATATGGAAATAAGAGGTATTGAAGCATATAATACCAATAAAAAATTTCATCCGAAAAAAGATGAAAAAATCGGATTTATCATAAATGTAAATGACTTAAAAATATACCATACAGGAGACACAGATATTATTCCAGAAATGGAAAATGTAAACCCCGATATTTTATTTGTGCCTGTTTCTGGTACTTATGTAATGACCGCAAAGGAAGCAGCAAAAGCCACAAATGAGTTGATCAAGCCCAAAAAAATCGCGGTACCTATGCATTATGGATCCATTGTTGGAACAGTCAAGGACGCAGAAGATTTTTGCAAAGATGTGAGTATTTGTAAAACCGCAATAATGGAAATCGAATAA
- a CDS encoding peptidylprolyl isomerase — MAGREFLKSEKSRRATKYLLIIAVLCLAFSIAFILRAYPIKYGFYLNEFDPFFDYRATEYIVNNGFGPYLEWHDYKSWFPEGRDIAGTSQSGLHLTAATLYKIFGMNMSLMDFTIWFPVVIGSASTILMFLVVRAITGSTIPGLISSLFFAVSPAIIQRGNLGWFKSEPLGLFYGLGGTYLFLSALKDKKYKFLMPKAIFGGILIGLAVTSWGGAQYFVIPIGIFIIVLGFVSKDLKNNLVVAVLFTASVILLAGAFPRPGMSFVLGLPGLLLMTSTLFLLVTTVVRLKSSERRATLKTAIILGIFVIIGMSIVVGGFYKVPSFRYLNAINPFLSSENKLVESVAEHFTPTIVDYFRQFSILIIFAGLGIWLAFKNKSNSNMIFGLIIGLTGIYISATFARLLVFASISIIILSSIGIYQSIRAITSIRTEAEQTLATSNRNGAKSQKSMKLKKEFLPYVGFASILIVMLTIPMVYDANTNWITSADVPTSIANGGTNYRLTTDDWIETLDWMSKNTPADSVVTAWWDYGYWITTLGNRTSIADNATINQTRIETIAKMFISPEEEGWKIANDLKSDYILIYVVGQKLPSLDPTNPSPLYVLGSGGDESKKHWFIRIGGFNESEYVESNGDTPKQKYWDSLLGNMMPFQTIGFFNPSSGTLSPAYQPNAIPFYIKDIKYPKGNTSEPLSLEYASKSFESDDPGLFFGVLVYKVNHDFKTNSADGTSSNATTLASSNLTNGTSSNATTLASSNLTNGTSNLILESNVLNNINNTTSNNSMTTTTNNTAIIETTQGPIKIEFYSDVAPNHVKNFQDLASKGFYDGVIFHRIVPGFVIQVGDPNTKNDNGSRDTWGTGGPGYTINQEFNSIPHERGILSMARTNDPNSAGSQFFIVLNDSKFLDNQYTVFGKVTEGLEIVDKIANSTTNAMDQPEDPNSARINKIILQ, encoded by the coding sequence ATGGCAGGAAGAGAGTTTTTAAAATCAGAGAAGAGTCGTAGGGCAACTAAGTATCTTCTTATAATCGCAGTGTTATGTTTAGCTTTTAGCATTGCATTCATCCTTAGAGCATACCCAATCAAATATGGATTTTATTTAAATGAATTTGATCCTTTTTTTGATTATAGGGCTACGGAATATATAGTAAATAACGGATTTGGACCATATCTTGAATGGCATGACTACAAGTCATGGTTTCCAGAAGGCAGAGATATTGCTGGAACATCGCAGTCCGGCTTACATCTAACTGCGGCCACGCTCTACAAAATTTTTGGTATGAACATGTCTTTGATGGATTTCACAATATGGTTTCCGGTAGTCATAGGATCCGCATCCACCATACTTATGTTCTTGGTAGTAAGAGCTATAACCGGAAGCACCATTCCAGGATTAATTTCATCTCTTTTCTTTGCTGTGAGTCCTGCGATAATTCAAAGAGGAAACTTGGGATGGTTTAAGTCAGAGCCACTAGGGCTTTTTTATGGGTTAGGAGGCACATATCTGTTTTTATCTGCATTAAAAGATAAAAAATACAAATTTTTGATGCCCAAAGCGATTTTTGGAGGAATCTTAATTGGACTTGCAGTAACCTCCTGGGGTGGAGCTCAGTATTTCGTAATTCCTATTGGTATATTTATAATAGTCCTTGGATTTGTATCCAAAGATCTCAAAAATAATTTAGTGGTAGCGGTTCTTTTTACAGCTTCAGTTATCTTACTCGCTGGGGCTTTTCCGAGGCCAGGTATGTCATTTGTTCTGGGATTGCCAGGCTTATTGTTAATGACTAGCACATTATTCCTATTAGTCACCACCGTAGTAAGGTTAAAAAGTTCTGAGAGAAGAGCCACTTTAAAAACTGCAATAATTCTAGGAATTTTCGTAATAATAGGAATGTCCATAGTAGTCGGTGGCTTTTACAAAGTACCTTCCTTTAGATATCTCAATGCAATAAACCCATTTCTTTCTTCAGAGAACAAACTAGTAGAGTCTGTTGCAGAACATTTCACACCCACGATAGTAGATTACTTTAGACAGTTTTCAATTCTGATCATTTTTGCGGGGCTAGGAATATGGCTAGCGTTTAAGAATAAAAGCAATAGCAACATGATTTTCGGATTGATAATAGGACTTACTGGAATTTATATTAGTGCGACATTTGCAAGGCTTTTGGTATTTGCATCGATAAGCATCATAATATTATCAAGTATAGGAATTTATCAATCAATTAGAGCCATAACATCGATTAGGACAGAAGCGGAACAAACACTAGCGACTTCAAATAGGAACGGAGCAAAATCACAAAAGAGCATGAAACTCAAAAAAGAATTTTTACCATATGTAGGATTTGCATCCATTTTAATAGTAATGTTGACCATTCCTATGGTTTACGATGCTAACACAAATTGGATTACTTCTGCAGATGTTCCTACATCCATTGCTAATGGAGGTACTAATTATCGATTAACAACTGACGATTGGATAGAAACACTAGATTGGATGTCCAAGAACACACCAGCTGATTCAGTGGTAACAGCATGGTGGGATTACGGATATTGGATAACAACATTGGGAAATAGAACATCTATTGCAGATAATGCAACAATTAATCAAACAAGAATAGAAACAATAGCAAAAATGTTCATCAGTCCTGAAGAAGAAGGATGGAAAATTGCTAATGATTTGAAATCGGACTATATTTTGATATATGTAGTTGGACAAAAATTGCCTTCTTTGGATCCCACCAATCCAAGTCCTCTATATGTATTAGGAAGTGGTGGAGATGAAAGTAAAAAGCATTGGTTTATTCGAATAGGTGGATTTAATGAATCAGAATATGTTGAATCTAATGGAGATACTCCAAAACAAAAGTACTGGGATTCGCTTTTGGGGAATATGATGCCGTTTCAAACGATTGGATTCTTTAATCCAAGTAGTGGAACATTATCACCAGCATACCAGCCTAATGCGATACCCTTTTATATAAAGGACATAAAGTATCCAAAAGGTAACACTTCAGAACCACTATCATTAGAATACGCTTCAAAGAGTTTTGAAAGTGATGATCCAGGATTATTTTTTGGAGTGTTGGTGTACAAAGTGAATCATGATTTCAAAACAAACAGCGCAGATGGTACTTCCTCCAATGCTACTACTTTAGCTAGTAGTAATTTGACAAATGGTACTTCCTCCAATGCTACTACTTTAGCTAGTAGTAATTTGACAAATGGTACTTCAAATTTAATTTTAGAATCTAATGTTTTAAATAATATCAACAATACAACATCAAACAATAGTATGACTACTACCACAAATAACACAGCAATTATTGAAACTACTCAAGGTCCAATAAAAATTGAGTTTTATTCTGATGTAGCACCAAATCACGTGAAGAACTTTCAAGATCTAGCTAGCAAAGGATTTTACGATGGAGTAATATTTCACAGAATAGTACCAGGTTTCGTTATTCAGGTTGGAGACCCAAATACAAAAAATGACAACGGTAGCAGAGATACTTGGGGTACTGGAGGTCCCGGGTACACAATAAATCAAGAGTTCAACAGCATACCTCACGAAAGAGGAATATTATCGATGGCTCGAACAAATGATCCTAATAGTGCTGGTTCACAGTTCTTTATTGTATTAAATGATTCAAAATTTTTGGATAATCAATATACAGTATTTGGAAAAGTAACAGAAGGGTTAGAGATTGTTGACAAAATTGCAAATTCAACTACTAATGCAATGGATCAGCCAGAGGACCCCAATTCGGCTCGAATCAACAAAATCATCCTTCAATAG
- a CDS encoding S6e family ribosomal protein, with translation MVEFKVVISDSTGKSTNQELKDKSAQPLLGSKLGDILESSILGFKEGKIKLTGGSDKSGTPMRSDLHGATKKYVLMTRGVGMRNLAPGERKRKLVRGNMITEEIYQLNCRLIDATLPEKEQQSSTQEAQVTK, from the coding sequence TTGGTAGAATTTAAAGTAGTTATTTCAGATTCAACGGGTAAAAGCACTAATCAAGAGTTAAAGGATAAAAGTGCTCAACCACTATTAGGTTCTAAGCTTGGAGACATATTAGAATCGTCTATTTTAGGATTTAAGGAAGGGAAAATAAAGTTAACCGGCGGGAGCGACAAATCAGGTACACCTATGCGTTCAGATCTGCACGGGGCCACAAAAAAATATGTCCTCATGACAAGAGGAGTCGGAATGCGAAATCTAGCACCTGGAGAAAGAAAAAGAAAATTGGTCAGGGGGAATATGATCACAGAAGAAATCTATCAATTAAATTGTCGTCTGATTGATGCTACATTGCCTGAAAAAGAGCAACAATCTTCAACACAAGAAGCCCAGGTAACTAAATAA
- a CDS encoding translation initiation factor IF-2 subunit gamma — translation MHWKDTLPEWYIQKYGYQPCINIGTSGHVDHGKTTLIEAITGVWTSGHSEELRRGITIKVGYADAAFYKCPNCPPPSNYSVQPQCGICNSEAQLSRVVSFVDSPGHESLMANMLSGGALMDGAILVVAANEKVPQPQTREHLLALQVLGIENIVIVQNKVDLTEKENAVENYNQIKEFVKGSVAENAPIIPISAQHKANIDVLIEYIEKNIPTPERIHNKNGIMHILRSFDINKPGTPIKNIKGGVLGGALIQGEFEAGSEIEILPGIYNEKKNKYESIFSEIGSLATGAGLVDKVKPGGLVAIGSKLDPSFIKSDSLIGAVVGKPNSLPPVVDEITIDINLFDTAVGTQDLVKVEPIKTKENLRLNIGTAVTIGNVTNSKNQRIEVKIKKPICLMPQSRVALSRRISDRWRLIGAGIAV, via the coding sequence TTGCACTGGAAGGATACTTTACCTGAGTGGTATATTCAAAAATATGGTTATCAACCATGTATAAACATAGGTACCTCAGGACATGTAGATCATGGTAAAACTACACTTATTGAAGCTATAACAGGAGTTTGGACAAGCGGTCATAGTGAAGAGCTTCGACGAGGAATTACGATTAAAGTAGGCTATGCAGATGCCGCTTTTTATAAATGTCCCAATTGTCCACCCCCATCAAATTATTCTGTTCAACCCCAATGTGGTATATGTAATTCTGAAGCACAATTATCAAGAGTAGTAAGTTTTGTTGACTCTCCTGGTCATGAAAGTTTAATGGCTAATATGCTTTCTGGAGGTGCTCTTATGGATGGAGCAATATTAGTTGTTGCAGCTAACGAAAAAGTACCCCAACCACAAACTAGAGAACATCTATTAGCATTACAGGTACTAGGCATTGAAAATATTGTAATCGTACAAAACAAAGTCGATCTAACTGAAAAAGAAAATGCAGTAGAAAATTATAACCAAATAAAAGAATTTGTAAAGGGGAGTGTGGCTGAAAATGCTCCAATAATTCCCATATCAGCACAGCATAAGGCAAATATCGATGTATTAATCGAATACATTGAAAAAAATATTCCCACGCCAGAAAGAATTCACAATAAAAATGGTATAATGCATATATTGAGATCTTTTGATATCAACAAACCAGGTACACCCATTAAAAACATCAAAGGAGGTGTATTAGGAGGAGCCTTAATTCAAGGTGAATTTGAAGCAGGCAGCGAAATAGAAATTTTGCCTGGAATTTACAATGAAAAGAAGAACAAATATGAATCTATTTTTTCTGAAATAGGGTCATTAGCTACTGGTGCAGGGTTGGTGGACAAAGTGAAACCAGGCGGATTGGTCGCAATAGGTTCAAAACTGGATCCGTCATTTATTAAAAGTGATTCGTTGATAGGTGCAGTAGTTGGAAAACCGAATTCATTGCCTCCAGTCGTCGATGAAATTACCATAGACATTAATTTATTCGATACCGCGGTGGGAACACAGGATTTGGTTAAGGTTGAACCTATAAAAACCAAGGAAAATTTAAGATTGAATATCGGAACAGCAGTTACGATAGGAAATGTTACGAATTCAAAAAATCAGAGGATCGAAGTAAAAATAAAGAAGCCGATCTGTCTGATGCCCCAAAGCAGGGTAGCTTTAAGCCGGAGAATATCAGATCGATGGCGATTGATAGGTGCAGGAATAGCTGTATAA
- a CDS encoding deoxyhypusine synthase: MRQVKKKNVDVKDSPNYLSKDVRDYSINQKTSITQILKNMADSGGFEGRHLANGIEILKKMLNEKNCTRFISFVGALMSTGNRGIVRDMIKNKMFDCIITTCGALDHDIAKSFSSYYEGDFRLDDQFLLKKDIHRLGNILIPNKNYGPLIENKVQPILQKLYDNSKSSRELAPSEIIRYIGSHLNESSFLYWAFKNDIPVFVPGIVDGAVGNQIWLFNQSHKDFKIDILKDQTKLSEIIFDAKKTGAFMMGGGLSKHHTLWWNQYRGGLDYAVYITTASEWDGSLSGAPVAEAISWGKVTTQAKQITIHADVSTVLPFIYYGLISK; encoded by the coding sequence TTGAGACAAGTCAAAAAAAAGAATGTTGATGTAAAAGATAGTCCGAATTATTTATCCAAAGATGTACGGGATTATTCTATAAACCAAAAAACATCTATAACCCAGATTTTAAAAAATATGGCTGATTCCGGGGGATTTGAGGGAAGGCATTTGGCCAATGGCATTGAAATACTCAAAAAAATGCTAAACGAAAAAAATTGTACTAGGTTCATATCATTTGTTGGTGCCCTTATGTCTACGGGGAATCGAGGTATTGTACGTGATATGATAAAAAATAAGATGTTCGATTGTATTATCACAACGTGCGGTGCACTAGATCACGATATTGCTAAATCTTTTTCATCATATTATGAAGGTGATTTTAGATTAGATGATCAATTTCTACTAAAGAAAGATATTCATAGATTGGGCAACATTCTAATACCAAACAAAAATTATGGACCTCTTATTGAAAATAAAGTTCAGCCTATTTTGCAAAAATTATACGATAATTCAAAATCTTCGCGAGAATTGGCACCATCTGAAATAATTAGATATATTGGAAGTCACTTAAACGAATCGTCCTTTTTGTATTGGGCTTTTAAGAATGATATTCCTGTATTTGTTCCTGGAATTGTTGATGGTGCGGTGGGGAACCAGATTTGGCTATTTAATCAATCTCATAAAGATTTCAAAATTGATATCCTAAAAGATCAGACAAAGTTATCTGAGATAATTTTTGATGCAAAAAAGACTGGAGCTTTCATGATGGGAGGAGGACTTTCAAAACATCATACTCTATGGTGGAATCAGTATAGAGGTGGATTGGACTATGCGGTATATATTACAACCGCATCTGAATGGGATGGAAGCTTAAGTGGAGCTCCAGTTGCCGAGGCTATTTCTTGGGGAAAGGTTACTACACAAGCTAAACAAATTACAATTCATGCGGATGTGAGCACTGTGTTACCATTCATTTACTATGGCTTGATATCAAAATAA
- a CDS encoding DNA adenine methylase, with protein sequence MYKTNTTSFLKWAGGKRRLVTLLDKLTPTNIDRYFEPFLGSGAFFFHLIQSRKQFKAYLSDSNPHLINTYREVRDSVNELIEMLMDHQGRYHNSGEKYYYFVRDDQSNKTNTEAAAKFIFLNKTCYNGLYRVNKIGNFNVPHGRYFNPKICNKEKLIDCSILLNSAEVKIVCDIYKNTTLKCKDNDFVYLDPPYFPVSRTSNFTDYTKESFGIQQHKELASEFDRLDNIGSKVLLSNSNSDYIKSLYKKYCILKVKSTRSINCNADRRSDHHDLIISNYNRRIKDTEKTAHKLNKLMISKIVSD encoded by the coding sequence TTGTACAAAACCAACACAACATCTTTTTTGAAATGGGCAGGTGGAAAGAGAAGGCTAGTTACATTATTAGACAAACTTACACCAACTAACATTGACAGATATTTTGAGCCCTTTTTAGGTAGTGGCGCTTTTTTCTTTCATTTAATCCAATCAAGGAAACAGTTTAAAGCTTACTTATCAGATTCAAATCCTCATCTAATTAACACGTATAGAGAAGTAAGAGATAGCGTAAATGAACTGATAGAAATGCTGATGGATCATCAAGGCCGTTATCATAATAGCGGAGAAAAGTATTACTATTTTGTTAGGGATGATCAAAGTAACAAGACAAATACAGAAGCAGCAGCGAAGTTTATTTTCTTGAATAAGACATGTTATAATGGATTGTACAGGGTAAACAAGATAGGAAACTTTAATGTTCCTCATGGAAGGTATTTCAATCCAAAAATATGTAACAAAGAGAAGCTTATTGATTGCTCCATTTTACTTAATAGCGCGGAAGTAAAGATTGTTTGTGATATTTATAAAAACACTACATTAAAGTGTAAAGACAATGATTTTGTTTATTTGGATCCCCCCTATTTTCCAGTATCAAGAACATCAAACTTTACAGATTACACTAAAGAAAGTTTTGGAATTCAGCAACACAAAGAATTGGCAAGTGAATTTGACCGGCTAGACAATATTGGTTCAAAAGTATTGCTTTCTAATTCTAATTCAGATTATATTAAATCATTATATAAAAAATACTGTATTTTAAAGGTGAAATCTACTAGGAGTATTAACTGCAATGCAGATAGAAGAAGTGATCATCACGACTTGATAATCTCAAATTACAACAGAAGAATAAAAGATACTGAGAAAACAGCCCATAAGTTAAACAAGCTGATGATATCAAAAATAGTAAGCGACTGA
- a CDS encoding DNA topoisomerase IV subunit A encodes MSTAKKQEFVTIIKRIMRKISDDVIKQNQMPILDLPKIGYDNTVWSDEKRMLTTGDKKIEVSPDSVKKIPTFAQYLVMANAVKKLIDEDMESTIRGMYYATLSNVGDGKNRQKFWTGQEDSDNAIKAVELLTGIPREEFSVTSKPKGMISGPIKLRVGGDIIDCNLGSRATSQLIPTNMGDVQIDDVKADFVMVVEKDTVLNNIRKSGFIQKYNAILLTGSGEPDRATRMMVKILNEQWKKPVVVFADADPWGLGIALRYKIGSESLSYDSERLVTPNAQVLGMMFSDIYQYNIPEVARLTASDEDINRANDMKKKPWMQNKQWQKELNLFLNKKEKCELDAFFKHGFKYLSETYLPQKLRMVGLI; translated from the coding sequence TTGTCTACTGCAAAAAAACAAGAATTTGTGACTATCATAAAAAGGATTATGAGGAAAATATCTGATGATGTAATCAAACAAAATCAAATGCCTATCTTGGATTTACCAAAAATAGGATATGATAATACTGTTTGGTCCGATGAAAAAAGAATGCTTACAACAGGAGACAAAAAAATTGAAGTTAGTCCCGATAGTGTAAAGAAAATACCTACTTTTGCTCAATATTTGGTCATGGCCAATGCGGTAAAAAAACTAATTGATGAAGATATGGAAAGTACTATTCGAGGGATGTATTATGCAACCCTTAGTAATGTAGGGGACGGTAAAAACAGGCAAAAATTTTGGACAGGCCAAGAGGATTCTGATAATGCTATAAAAGCTGTTGAACTTTTAACTGGAATCCCAAGAGAAGAGTTTTCTGTAACTTCAAAACCCAAAGGAATGATTTCTGGTCCTATAAAATTGCGAGTTGGAGGTGATATAATAGATTGCAATCTTGGAAGCAGAGCCACATCTCAACTTATTCCAACCAACATGGGAGATGTCCAGATAGATGACGTCAAGGCGGATTTTGTAATGGTGGTCGAAAAAGACACCGTTCTAAATAATATAAGAAAATCTGGTTTTATCCAGAAATACAACGCTATTTTATTGACCGGATCGGGTGAACCGGATCGTGCAACAAGAATGATGGTGAAGATTCTAAATGAACAGTGGAAAAAGCCTGTGGTAGTTTTTGCCGATGCAGATCCTTGGGGCTTAGGTATTGCCTTAAGGTACAAAATTGGTAGCGAATCGTTGAGTTATGATAGTGAAAGGCTGGTAACTCCAAATGCTCAGGTCCTTGGGATGATGTTTTCAGATATTTATCAGTATAACATTCCAGAAGTTGCTCGATTGACAGCAAGTGATGAAGATATTAATAGAGCCAATGACATGAAAAAGAAACCTTGGATGCAAAATAAACAATGGCAAAAAGAACTAAATCTCTTTTTAAATAAAAAAGAAAAATGTGAATTGGACGCTTTTTTTAAACATGGATTTAAATATCTATCCGAAACCTATTTGCCTCAAAAGCTTCGTATGGTGGGTTTAATCTGA